Proteins encoded by one window of Hyphomicrobiales bacterium:
- a CDS encoding methyltransferase domain-containing protein produces the protein MPGVPVIFDRALLARRRARAAAAMASADFLLKEVAADFADRLSLIKRDFARAADIGSHTGLVADAIAALPNVGVVVRSDRCQALIAGQPGPRLVCDEELLPFAPESLNLVVSGLTLQWVNDLPGALAQIAAALKPDGLFLAALLGGDTLYELRQALTAAEIEMRGGASPRVSPFVEVRELGSLLQRAGFALPVTDTDRLTARYADMFELMGELKAMGATNVMSERSRSALPRGVLFRAAEIYAERFAGTDGRIPATFEIVTATGWRPHDSQQRPLRPGSARMRLADALGTREIPAGEKTGPRR, from the coding sequence ATGCCGGGAGTTCCCGTCATATTCGACCGCGCCCTGCTTGCCCGCCGGCGCGCCCGCGCTGCCGCGGCGATGGCGTCAGCCGATTTTCTGCTCAAGGAGGTCGCCGCCGACTTCGCCGACCGGCTGTCGCTGATCAAGCGCGACTTTGCGCGCGCCGCCGATATCGGCAGCCATACCGGACTGGTTGCCGACGCCATCGCGGCGCTTCCCAATGTCGGCGTGGTGGTGCGCAGCGACCGCTGCCAGGCGCTGATTGCCGGCCAACCCGGCCCTCGGCTTGTCTGCGACGAGGAGCTGTTGCCCTTCGCGCCGGAATCCTTGAATCTCGTCGTCTCCGGCCTGACCCTGCAATGGGTCAACGACCTGCCCGGCGCATTGGCGCAGATCGCCGCAGCCTTGAAGCCGGACGGGCTGTTCCTTGCCGCCCTTCTCGGCGGCGACACGCTTTATGAGCTGCGCCAGGCGCTGACCGCGGCCGAGATCGAGATGCGCGGCGGCGCCAGCCCCCGTGTGTCGCCCTTCGTCGAGGTGCGCGAGCTGGGCAGCCTGCTGCAGCGGGCGGGCTTCGCCCTGCCGGTCACCGACACCGACCGGCTCACCGCCCGCTACGCCGACATGTTCGAGCTGATGGGCGAACTGAAGGCCATGGGCGCCACCAACGTGATGAGCGAGCGCAGCCGCTCAGCCCTGCCGCGCGGGGTGCTGTTTCGCGCCGCGGAAATCTACGCCGAGCGCTTTGCCGGAACGGACGGCCGCATTCCGGCGACCTTCGAGATCGTCACCGCGACCGGCTGGCGGCCGCATGACAGCCAGCAAAGGCCGCTGCGCCCGGGCTCGGCGCGCATGCGCCTTGCCGATGCCCTGGGAACACGGGAGATTCCGGCCGGGGAGAAGACAGGGCCCCGACGCTAG
- a CDS encoding DnaJ C-terminal domain-containing protein, which yields MEYKDYYKSLGVEKSATQDEIKRAYRKLARKYHPDLNKEAGAEEKFKEIGEANEVLKDPEKRAAYDRLGKGYRPGQEFRPPPNWDAGFEFSGGDGAGAHEFSDFFESLFGEAIRQRRADGARTRFRAKGQDHHAKVLIDLEDAFHGAKRTIVLKLPELTENGHLAMRERKLETTLPRGVREGQHIRLKGQGAPGLGGGEPGDLYLEIAFAPHPVYNADGSDLYLDLPVTPWEAALGAKVKVPTPGGVVDLNVPAGSRQGRKLRLKGRGLPSRRPGDLYVTLQIALPPADSAAAKKLYERMANELDFDPRKNLMRDARQGERDRAK from the coding sequence ATGGAATATAAGGATTACTACAAGAGTCTCGGCGTCGAGAAATCGGCGACGCAGGACGAGATTAAACGCGCCTACAGGAAGCTCGCGCGCAAATACCACCCGGACCTGAACAAGGAAGCGGGCGCGGAGGAAAAGTTCAAGGAGATCGGCGAGGCCAACGAAGTCCTGAAAGACCCGGAAAAGCGGGCGGCATACGACCGGCTCGGCAAGGGCTACCGGCCGGGGCAGGAGTTCCGGCCGCCGCCGAACTGGGATGCGGGGTTTGAATTCTCGGGCGGCGATGGCGCGGGCGCGCACGAGTTTTCCGATTTCTTCGAGAGCCTATTCGGCGAGGCCATCCGTCAGCGGCGGGCGGACGGCGCGCGAACGCGGTTTCGCGCGAAGGGGCAAGACCACCACGCCAAGGTGCTTATCGATCTGGAGGATGCGTTCCATGGGGCGAAGCGCACGATCGTCCTGAAACTGCCCGAACTGACCGAGAACGGGCATTTGGCCATGCGCGAACGCAAGCTCGAGACGACCCTTCCCAGGGGCGTGCGCGAGGGCCAGCATATCCGCCTGAAGGGCCAGGGCGCGCCGGGGCTGGGCGGCGGCGAGCCGGGCGACCTTTATCTGGAGATCGCCTTCGCCCCGCATCCCGTCTACAACGCGGACGGCTCCGACCTGTATCTCGATCTGCCGGTGACGCCCTGGGAAGCCGCGCTTGGCGCAAAGGTCAAGGTGCCGACGCCCGGCGGGGTCGTCGACCTGAACGTTCCCGCGGGCTCCCGGCAGGGGCGGAAGCTGCGGCTCAAGGGGCGCGGCCTTCCGTCCAGGCGGCCAGGCGATCTGTATGTGACATTGCAGATTGCCCTGCCGCCGGCCGACAGCGCCGCGGCGAAGAAGCTCTACGAGCGGATGGCCAATGAACTCGACTTCGACCCGCGCAAGAACCTGATGCGCGACGCGCGGCAGGGCGAGCGGGACCGCGCGAAATAG
- a CDS encoding chaperone modulator CbpM has translation MAGEILSEKNKLALQEVCERCGLPETTVRAYVEEGAIEVEGDRVARWRFSEVTVVRVLKAHRLERDLGLNPAGAALALDLIEQIDELKSQLKRLEKYVP, from the coding sequence ATGGCCGGTGAAATCCTGAGCGAGAAAAACAAGCTGGCCCTGCAAGAGGTCTGCGAACGGTGCGGCCTGCCCGAGACAACGGTCCGGGCCTATGTCGAGGAAGGCGCGATCGAGGTTGAAGGCGATCGCGTCGCACGATGGCGGTTTTCCGAAGTGACTGTCGTGCGGGTGCTGAAGGCGCACCGGCTGGAGCGGGATCTGGGCCTCAATCCCGCCGGGGCGGCGCTTGCCCTCGACCTGATAGAGCAGATCGACGAGTTGAAAAGCCAGCTCAAACGGCTGGAGAAGTACGTGCCTTAG
- a CDS encoding sensor histidine kinase has protein sequence MAKAFTTPNEATLQAENTELRQLLAQARIDASQLLVKAGFDSTEQESAARLQRLLLEELHHRVKNTLATVMAITSQSLKYATSMERGREAIAHRLIALGQAHDILLQTSWTGANLPELVRAAIKPFDSPDSGRFIVRAAEIDVGPAAVMSLALALNELCTNATKFGALSNAEGHVEITLVLDEKAQRFKLIWAEKGGPAVKEPTKRNFGTQLIESSLARLLHGDARLRFEPSGVVCEFDFPLASLRSS, from the coding sequence ATGGCCAAAGCCTTTACGACACCCAATGAGGCCACGCTGCAGGCGGAAAACACCGAGCTCCGCCAATTGTTGGCGCAGGCCCGCATAGACGCCTCGCAGTTGCTTGTAAAAGCTGGATTTGATTCCACGGAGCAAGAGTCTGCCGCGCGTTTGCAGCGCCTGCTGCTGGAGGAGTTGCATCATCGCGTGAAAAACACGCTTGCAACGGTAATGGCGATCACCTCGCAAAGCCTGAAGTACGCGACGAGCATGGAACGAGGACGGGAAGCCATTGCACACCGGCTGATTGCGTTAGGTCAGGCACACGATATACTCCTGCAAACAAGCTGGACCGGCGCGAATCTTCCGGAACTCGTGCGCGCCGCCATCAAACCCTTTGACTCACCTGATTCGGGACGATTTATCGTTCGAGCGGCAGAGATCGATGTTGGCCCGGCCGCGGTAATGTCCCTCGCCTTGGCACTCAATGAACTGTGCACGAATGCGACAAAGTTCGGTGCGCTGTCCAACGCCGAGGGGCATGTCGAAATTACATTGGTGCTCGATGAAAAAGCGCAACGTTTCAAACTGATCTGGGCCGAGAAGGGTGGCCCCGCTGTCAAAGAGCCGACCAAGAGGAATTTTGGGACGCAGCTCATCGAGAGCAGCCTTGCCCGGCTGCTCCATGGTGATGCTCGATTGCGGTTCGAACCCTCGGGCGTCGTATGCGAGTTCGATTTTCCCCTCGCCTCGTTACGGTCGTCCTAG
- a CDS encoding ComF family protein, whose product MDGVSADRAPATPQQNGGGARARALSRALVDFLLPPQCAACGARIDAHGHVCGTCWRALRFIAPPFCQRLGIPFAIDPGFPAVSARAASDPPAYDRARAVALFDDVSRAMIHALKYRDRHDLARMMGGLMARAGAELLADATLIVPVPLHRGRLWSRRFNQSVLLARIVAEAAGLRFAPDALIRTRPTAHQVGLTAEQRRRNVAGAFAVRTDWAGRLKGQRILLIDDVLTTGATVEACARVARRAGAERVDALVFARVAQIIEAPI is encoded by the coding sequence ATGGATGGCGTCTCGGCAGACAGGGCTCCCGCCACGCCGCAGCAGAACGGAGGTGGGGCGCGGGCGCGCGCCCTCTCCCGCGCGCTGGTCGATTTCCTGCTGCCGCCGCAATGCGCCGCCTGCGGCGCGCGCATCGACGCTCATGGCCATGTCTGCGGCACGTGCTGGCGCGCCCTGCGCTTCATCGCGCCGCCCTTTTGTCAGCGGCTCGGCATACCGTTTGCGATCGACCCCGGCTTTCCGGCGGTGAGCGCTCGGGCGGCAAGCGATCCGCCTGCCTATGACCGGGCCCGCGCCGTGGCGCTGTTCGACGACGTCTCGCGGGCGATGATCCACGCGCTCAAATATCGCGACCGCCACGATCTTGCGCGCATGATGGGAGGGCTGATGGCGCGCGCCGGCGCCGAGCTGTTGGCCGATGCGACCCTCATCGTCCCGGTGCCGTTGCATCGCGGCAGGCTTTGGTCGCGCCGCTTCAACCAGTCGGTCCTGCTTGCCCGCATCGTCGCCGAGGCGGCGGGACTTCGCTTCGCGCCCGACGCCCTGATACGAACCCGGCCGACCGCGCACCAGGTCGGGCTGACCGCCGAGCAGCGCCGGCGCAACGTCGCCGGCGCCTTCGCGGTGCGCACCGACTGGGCCGGCCGCCTCAAGGGCCAGCGCATTCTTCTTATCGACGACGTGCTGACCACCGGGGCGACGGTGGAGGCCTGCGCCCGGGTCGCCCGCCGGGCCGGCGCCGAACGTGTCGACGCCCTGGTTTTCGCCCGGGTTGCGCAGATCATCGAGGCGCCCATATAG
- a CDS encoding carbon-nitrogen hydrolase family protein encodes MGEQTFTAACVQLRAGQNVAANIEAAEALIREAAATGAQYVQTPEQTALMELRSEVLFAKIVAEDEDPALARFKALAAELGIWLHIGSLAIRVAPDKAANRAFVLAPDGAIAARYDKIHMFDVDLPNGETYRESRNYRPGKEAVTMDLPWGRLGLSICYDLRFAYLYRALAQAGADFLAIPAAFTRQTGQAHWHVLQRARAIETGCYVMSAAQGGTHENGRETFGHSLIIAPWGEVLAEAGTDPCVITAKINPAACAEARARIPALQHDRGFTLRQAGKAEAAE; translated from the coding sequence ATGGGCGAGCAGACCTTCACGGCAGCCTGCGTGCAGCTTCGCGCCGGCCAGAACGTGGCCGCCAATATCGAGGCGGCCGAGGCGCTGATCCGCGAGGCGGCGGCGACCGGGGCCCAATATGTGCAGACGCCCGAGCAGACGGCGCTGATGGAGCTACGCTCCGAGGTCCTGTTCGCCAAAATCGTGGCCGAGGACGAGGACCCGGCGCTCGCGCGCTTCAAGGCGCTTGCCGCCGAGCTCGGCATCTGGCTTCACATCGGCTCGCTCGCCATCCGCGTTGCCCCGGACAAGGCCGCCAACCGCGCCTTCGTTCTTGCGCCCGACGGGGCCATCGCCGCCCGCTACGACAAGATCCACATGTTCGACGTCGACCTGCCGAACGGCGAGACCTATCGCGAATCGCGGAATTACCGCCCCGGCAAGGAGGCCGTCACCATGGATTTGCCCTGGGGCCGGCTCGGTTTGAGCATCTGCTACGATCTGCGCTTTGCCTATCTCTATCGGGCCCTGGCGCAGGCGGGCGCCGACTTCCTGGCGATCCCGGCGGCGTTCACCCGCCAGACCGGGCAGGCTCACTGGCACGTGCTGCAGCGGGCGCGAGCGATCGAGACCGGCTGTTATGTGATGTCCGCCGCCCAGGGCGGAACCCACGAGAACGGGCGCGAGACCTTCGGCCACAGCCTTATCATCGCCCCCTGGGGCGAGGTGCTGGCGGAAGCCGGGACCGACCCTTGCGTGATCACCGCCAAGATCAACCCGGCCGCCTGCGCCGAAGCGCGGGCGCGCATCCCGGCGCTGCAACACGACCGCGGCTTCACCTTGCGCCAGGCCGGCAAGGCGGAAGCCGCCGAATGA
- a CDS encoding DUF1178 family protein: MIRYRLTCDNGHTFDGWFSRSAAFDEQKASGQLECPACGSNHVDKALMAPAVPAKTRTKSSATTGAEGKAQGADKPQAVFQADPKEAELRTALRKLREHVTANADYVGDRFAEEARKIHYKEAESRGIYGEASTDEAKSLREEGIEFHPLPVLPEDRN; this comes from the coding sequence ATGATCCGCTACCGGCTCACTTGCGACAACGGCCACACCTTCGACGGCTGGTTTTCCCGATCCGCCGCCTTCGACGAACAGAAGGCCTCAGGCCAGCTCGAATGCCCGGCCTGCGGCAGCAACCATGTCGACAAGGCGCTGATGGCGCCCGCGGTTCCGGCCAAGACAAGGACCAAGTCAAGTGCCACGACTGGGGCCGAGGGCAAAGCCCAAGGCGCCGACAAGCCGCAAGCCGTCTTTCAAGCCGATCCCAAGGAGGCCGAGCTGAGGACGGCGCTGCGCAAGCTGCGCGAGCATGTGACGGCGAATGCCGACTATGTCGGCGACCGGTTCGCCGAAGAGGCGCGCAAGATCCACTACAAGGAGGCCGAAAGCCGCGGCATCTACGGCGAAGCATCGACCGACGAGGCGAAAAGCCTGCGCGAGGAAGGCATCGAGTTTCATCCCCTGCCGGTCCTGCC